AAGGAAGAACCCGAAGTTTTGCGCAGACGTGAAATAGTTGCAGAGTTAGACGGCAAAAGAATCGATTTAGGCGTAAAGCAGCGTTTAATCGGTGAGGCTTTCGACGCGTCATTGAAGCAGATGACAGAATTAGCACCCGATAAATACGTGAAATTTGCTGATTCTTTATTGAAGCAGGCAGTAAAAACGGGAAAAGAAGTCGTCTTTGTCGGCAAGAACGAGAAACATTTAGATCAACGCTGGCTGGACGGTTATAATGCCTCACACAATACGAGCCTGACTCTTTCGTCTGAAAAATTGCCTATCAGCGGCGGTTTTGTGCTTCGTGATGATAAGATTGACACAAATTGTTCATGGGATATGCTTATTGCTAATGCCCGTGAAGATATAGAGACTGAAGTCGTGAAGCGTTTATTTGCGTAAGGAGGTGCAAGCCCGTGAGTTACGTTTATACCGTAGCACGAATACGGGGAATGGAAAATCACTTGCTTGAACCGGCGTTTTTCTCGCGTCTTATGGATAGCGCGGGCATTGATGACGCAATAAAGGCACTCGGCGACACAAGTTATTCGCAGTATATTTCGGGCGCGGCAAGTTTTGATAAGGCCATTGACTCGGAAATTTTAGCGACTTGCGAAGAGCTGAAAACTTTTGTACCTGATAAAGAATTGCTTGATATATTCAGGCTGCCTTACGATTTTCATAATGTGAAAGTCCTGCTAAAGGGTTTATTCAAGGTCAGGGGCGGAGACTCAGAGGGCAGGCGTTACGATTTGCTCTCGAAATTAGGGACGATTGACACTGAAGAATTAAAACTTGCGATCGAGACCGAAGAATATGGATTCTTGCCCTATGGACTCACTGATTTATTGCCTAAATGCTGGCAGCTCTGGGATCAGACGAAAAACGCTCAGTCAGTCGAATTATTAATCGATGATGCAATGTTTAAGGCGTTATTGAAAGTTGCAGAAGGTCTGAACATGCCCGAAATTCTTTACTGGGTTAAATCGCGCATTGATGTAGAAAATTTACGCAGCGTTATAAGACTCGCACGAATGAAATACGAAAGCGCAAA
This sequence is a window from Synergistaceae bacterium. Protein-coding genes within it:
- a CDS encoding V-type ATP synthase subunit E, producing the protein MALADIKAKIKADSQAQIKALEAENDAKVRDISRKVNAEIKAVQDSYATRLAKEEPEVLRRREIVAELDGKRIDLGVKQRLIGEAFDASLKQMTELAPDKYVKFADSLLKQAVKTGKEVVFVGKNEKHLDQRWLDGYNASHNTSLTLSSEKLPISGGFVLRDDKIDTNCSWDMLIANAREDIETEVVKRLFA
- a CDS encoding V-type ATPase subunit; translation: MSYVYTVARIRGMENHLLEPAFFSRLMDSAGIDDAIKALGDTSYSQYISGAASFDKAIDSEILATCEELKTFVPDKELLDIFRLPYDFHNVKVLLKGLFKVRGGDSEGRRYDLLSKLGTIDTEELKLAIETEEYGFLPYGLTDLLPKCWQLWDQTKNAQSVELLIDDAMFKALLKVAEGLNMPEILYWVKSRIDVENLRSVIRLARMKYESAKALPFLHDGGTIRADDMAKLLNEPQESWARLLSHSDIASVLSALQSESDINLSLSEVSKSLDDYLIRVLESAKYSMDAPANVLLYLLNKESEARNMRVALVCVAGGLDREFGRRLLSNGR